In a single window of the Hippoglossus hippoglossus isolate fHipHip1 chromosome 7, fHipHip1.pri, whole genome shotgun sequence genome:
- the gss gene encoding glutathione synthetase, giving the protein MAQGIPDEVMLNTALIKDLAEVARDAALQQGVLMRIKETPNSSELVTYTSFTLFPTPVPKAVFYQALAVQTHYNTLVDKISQDPDFLLEALASTIAVDDFTAKLFKIHQQILKEGRSQSIVLGLNRSDYMLDQREDGTSSLKQIEINTIAASFGGLSSRTPDLHRQILKVAGRLEESQRILDNNPVAGLAGAIAKAWELYASERAIVMFLVEDTQRNIFDQRCIEYELWKKNIPTRRKRFEDVCKTGTLQDKKLFVDGLEVAVVYFRNGYMPQNYVSEQYWDARLLIERSLAVKCPDIGTHLAGTKKVQQVLAQPGVLKKFFPDQPQVVEQIRATFTGLYTLDMGPEGDKTVAMALAAPDRFVLKPQREGGGNNIYGSEICKILEGMKEPTERTAYILMDKIHPTPSKNYLLQRDAPLQICNCLCELGAFGAYVRQGEDMVMNECVGHLLRTKSSEHADGGVAVGVAVLDNPLLF; this is encoded by the exons ATGGCTCAGGGAATACCAGATGAGGTGATGCTGAATACTGCACTGATAAAAGACTTGGCAGAAGTGGCCAGAGACGCAGCACTTCAGCAGGGTGTCCTAATGAGGATCAAAGAGACTCCCAACTCATCGGAG CTGGTGACTTACACTTCATTCACACTCTTTCCCACGCCTGTGCCTAAAGCTGTGTTCTACCAGGCTCTGGCAGTGCAAACTCACTACAACACCCTGGTGGACAAGATCAGCCAGGATCCAGACTTTCTGCTAGAAGCTCTTGCTAG CACCATCGCAGTGGATGACTTCACTGCGAAGTTGTTCAAGATCCATCAACAGATCCTGAAAGAAGGAAGGTCTCAA TCTATTGTGTTGGGTCTCAATCGCTCTGATTATATGCTGGACCAGAGAGAGGACGGGACGTCATCTCTAAAACAGATAGAGATCAACACCATTGCTGCTAGTTTTGGAGGTCTCTCATCACGCACGCCAGATTTACATCG ACAAATACTTAAGGTAGCCGGCCGGCTGGAGGAGAGTCAGCGCATCCTCGACAATAATCCTGTTGCTGGTCTGGCTGGAGCAATTGCTAAAGCCTGGGAGCTGTATGCATCAGAGAG AGCCATCGTCATGTTCTTGGTGGAAGACACCCAAAGAAACATCTTTGACCAGCGATGTATTGAGTATGAGCTGTGGAAGAA AAACATTCCCACAAGAAGAAAGCGGTTTGAGGATGTTTGTAAAACAGGAACACTTCAGGACAAGAAGCTTTTTGT tgatGGCCTGGAGGTTGCAGTGGTGTACTTCAGGAATGGCTACATGCCTCAGAACTACGTTTCTGAACAG TATTGGGATGCTCGTCTTCTGATTGAGCGCTCCCTGGCTGTGAAGTGTCCAGACATCGGCACCCACCTGGCTGGAACCAAGAAGGTCCAGCAGGTGCTCGCACAACCTGGAGTTCTGAAGAAGTTCTTCCCCGACCAGCCTCAGGTAGTGGAGCAGATCAGAGCAACGTTCACTGGCCTCTACACTTTAGACATG GGCCCAGAGGGTGACAAAACAGTAGCGATGGCTCTGGCAGCACCGGACCGGTTTGTCCTGAAGCCCCagcgagaaggaggag GCAATAACATCTATGGCTCAGAGATCTGCAAGATCCTGGAGGGAATGAAGGAGCCTACAGAGAGGACGGCCTATATTCTGATGGATAAAAtccaccccaccccctcaaAGAACTACCTGCTGCAGCGAGATGCTCCCCTCCAGATCTGTAACTGTCTCTGTGAACTGGGAGCGTTCGGAGCATATGTCAG ACAAGGTGAAGACATGGTGATGAACGAGTGTGTGGGCCATCTGCTTAGGACCAAGAGTTCAGAACACGCAGATGGAGGCGTAGCAGTGGGAGTCGCTGTGCTGGAcaatcctctcctcttctga